A single region of the Salvia miltiorrhiza cultivar Shanhuang (shh) chromosome 8, IMPLAD_Smil_shh, whole genome shotgun sequence genome encodes:
- the LOC131000550 gene encoding uncharacterized protein LOC131000550, whose translation MKKRKMKKKRTSASYGRMAHQQLQAKKLVQAEIEFESSSSSSSTCLSHPHTSPTASIYTNNIRCFNHKPKILNNFSSSSCSSTWERFKNLCLASLIPLMDSSLNLPFEFKKNKYANTGLQNRDELEREVSVLKKMLAHEHKVHEYLEHLHHRQDGSALTIPNFLPPKMKEILAELAMVENEITRLESQINQLRHQVKREKEGNMERKYKEWSLPPRRLNDEKEKVAFETKALHFISKAIKGDYHLTNNSNHSKRSALLKPPSPSPLRDTTSYRHPTPTPRRDRVLDVPSEYPAKVLSTPLHTEEESIHRWPPNKLSENIMKCLIFIYVRLLRTSRVMELEKSGSIARSTNFSLSFRAETNSNSKTSLMLHKDSRQQDPYGIFHSEASIPRDVGPYKNLVRFTSTSMDLKCIHNSSSVPLFQKLKVLMDGLQKVDLRFLSHQQKLAFWINMYNACIMHGYLQYGVPSVLNHESLQGLINKATLNIAGNTINAQEIEHFILRKPQDSLIKEIVGKDKESKEMILGELYGLETPDPNIIFALCCGTRSSPAVKIYTAEGVTVELERSKLEYLQAAIMVSGAKKIALPELLLANMNDFAADKESLMEWVCQQLPTSGSLRKSIVDCFRGGHGGKGSTAVVEKIAYEFEFQYLLVI comes from the exons atgaaaaaaagaaaaatgaaaaagaaaagaacaagtGCAAGCTACGGCAGGATGGCCCACCAGCAACTGCAAGCAAAGAAGTTAGTTCAGGCAGAGATTGAATTCGAAAGCtcctcttcatcttcttctactTGCCTCTCACACCCTCACACTTCACCAACTGCATCAATTTACACCAACAACATCCGCTGCTTCAATCACAAGCCAAAAATTCTCAAcaatttctcttcttcttcttgttccaGCACATGGGAGCGTTTCAAGAACCTCTGCTTGGCTTCTCTAATTCCTCTCATGGACTCCTCACTTAACCTCCCCTTTGAATTT AAAAAGAACAAGTACGCCAACACTGGGCTGCAAAACAGAGATGAACTCGAAAGAGAG gtatCTGTGCTGAAGAAAATGCTGGCTCACGAACACAAAGTGCATGAGTATCTGGAACACCTCCATCATCGCCAGGATGGCTCTGCTCTTACCATTCCCAATTTCCTCCCACCAAAA ATGAAGGAGATACTAGCTGAGCTAGCAATGGTGGAGAACGAGATCACACGTCTCGAGAGCCAGATCAACCAGCTTCGACATCAAGTGAAGCGAGAAAAAGAAGGCAACATGGAGAGAAAGTACAAAGAATGGTCACTTCCACCAAGACGGCTTAATGATGAGAAGGAGAAGGTGGCGTTTGAGACGAAGGCGCTCCATTTCATCAGCAAGGCCATCAAAGGAGACTACCACCTAACCAACAACAGCAATCACTCCAAGAGATCTGCTCTGCTTAAGCCCCCTTCTCCTTCTCCACTCAGAGACACAACTAGCTATAGGCATCCTACTCCTACTCCAAGG AGAGATCGCGTTCTTGATGTTCCATCTGAATACCCAGCCAAAGTGCTCTCAACTCCATTGCACACCGAGGAAGAAAGCATCCATCGTTGGCCACCTAACAAGCTGTCCGAGAACATAATGAAGTGCCTCATCTTCATCTACGTCAGACTGCTGCGAACTTCTAGAGTGATGGAGCTCGAGAAGTCCGGCTCCATTGCTCGTTCCACAAACTTCTCTCTCAGCTTTAGGGCAGAGACCAACTCAAACTCCAAGACAAGCCTAATGCTGCACAAGGACTCCAGGCAGCAAGATCCTTATGGAATCTTCCACTCCGAGGCCTCCATACCCAGGGATGTTGGCCCTTACAAGAACTTGGTTAGATTCACATCCACCTCCATGGACTTGAAATGCATCCACAATTCTAGCTCTGTCCCTTTGTTTCAGAAATTGAA GGTGCTGATGGATGGGCTTCAGAAGGTGGATTTGAGGTTCTTGAGTCATCAACAGAAGCTGGCGTTTTGGATCAACATGTACAATGCTTGTATTATGCAT GGATATCTGCAGTATGGAGTTCCATCTGTTCTCAACCATGAGAGCCTGCAAGGACTAATCAACAAG GCGACTCTCAACATAGCTGGAAACACAATCAACGCTCAGGAAATCGAGCATTTCATCTTGAGAAAGCCCCAAGATTCACTCATCAAGGAG ATTGTTGGCAAGGACAAGGAGAGCAAAGAGATGATCTTGGGCGAGCTCTACGGCCTCGAAACGCCCGATCCAAACATCATCTTCGCCTTGTGCTGCGGCACGCGCTCTTCTCCGGCA GTTAAGATATATACGGCGGAGGGAGTGACGGTGGAGCTGGAGCGGTCAAAACTGGAATATCTGCAGGCGGCGATAATGGTGAGCGGCGCGAAGAAGATCGCTCTGCCGGAACTTCTGCTGGCGAACATGAACGACTTCGCCGCCGACAAGGAATCTTTGATGGAGTGGGTGTGCCAGCAGCTGCCGACGTCGGGATCTTTGAGGAAATCGATCGTCGATTGTTTCAGAGGCGGCCATGGCGGGAAGGGGTCGACGGCCGTTGTGGAGAAGATAGCTTATGAATTTGAGTTTCAGTATTTGTTGGTTATAtga
- the LOC131000608 gene encoding uncharacterized protein LOC131000608 produces the protein MEKHVQRLLNRIFVAAITATTLILLLLSIQTPQTCFDPNPKPHTCFPKSTCDFHPRRLHHSREAQPSRLVHQGLDRCRCLQRLLLRNPPGPKPHREPLARAGRLRQAGPRGPGPQGFRRRVHDGGGGGGVAAAGEPRGPHNLLFFDLGFGAYLDLALFPARYVGQIERTVKRGGVCVVAVEECGAEEVVQIVKLFQKSLLSYLSHLT, from the coding sequence ATGGAAAAGCACGTTCAGAGGCTCCTCAATCGAATCTTCGTCGCCGCCATAACCGCGACCACGCtaatcctcctcctcctctccaTCCAAACGCCGCAAACCTGCTTCGACCCGAACCCGAAGCCCCACACCTGTTTCCCCAAATCCACCTGCGACTTTCACCCCCGACGCCTACACCACAGTCGAGAAGCGCAACCGTCGCGTCTGGTCCACCAAGGCCTGGACCGTTGCCGTTGTCTCCAACGCCTCCTTCTTCGAAACCCTCCGGGCCCGAAACCACATCGCGAACCACTCGCACGTGCTGGTCGTCTCCGCCAGGCCGGGCCACGCGGTCCGGGCCCTCAGGGATTCCGGCGTCGAGTACATGACGGGGGTGGAGGTGGTGGAGTGGCCGCCGCTGGTGAGCCGCGCGGTCCGCACAATTTGCTATTTTTCGATCTAGGGTTTGGCGCGTATCTGGATCTGGCTCTGTTCCCGGCTAGGTACGTGGGGCAGATTGAGCGCACGGTGAAGCGCGGCGGTGTCTGCGTGGTGGCCGTGGAGGAGTGTGGGGCGGAGGAGGTGGTGCAGATTGTGAAATTGTTCCAGAAATCGTTGTTGTCTTATCTTTCACACTTGACATAA
- the LOC131000576 gene encoding lysM domain receptor-like kinase 3, whose protein sequence is MCRTKMAIRASDPARNPKAGSKTPRRGVSQSEADKPSSSSSLTTSRAPQTNLSSQFPRGGYSSSSSAGGIGAGSSSSYLLDSSVATASLSSRTSLSSLRDNLPESTQVYDFSEIRAATNNFLAKRHSSTSSSSQSWRCVLSGKDVVVFQRKLRKSTTSAAVMQKLSVISKGHFTSIVKLVGISISGEHIYLVYEYVQGLDLGLCLRSKIDPNFTVLSTWTSRMQIATDVAYGLDYIHNTAGLSVDMVHKHVKSSGIIVTEPSFNAKICHFGAAELCGETGEEGRQAAAAGERQFEGVRGYMSPEFKATGVATQKSDVYAFGVVILELMTGQEPLKYVFDQSSGGHRLISVIETAKEAVEGGGEGAVEGRLRRWIDKRLKDSFPVEVAEKLTRVALQCVQDDPDRRPEMKWVSGKISKLYLESRVWSDRVRVPTEISVSFAPR, encoded by the coding sequence ATGTGCAGAACGAAAATGGCGATAAGAGCTTCAGACCCGGCCCGAAACCCTAAAGCAGGCTCCAAAACGCCGAGAAGAGGTGTTTCCCAATCGGAGGCGGACAAACcctcctcttcttcctctttaACGACGTCGAGAGCGCCGCAAACCAACCTCTCCAGTCAATTCCCCCGCGGCGGCTACTCCTCGTCTTCCTCCGCCGGCGGTATCGGCGCTGGTTCATCCTCCTCCTACCTCCTCGATAGCTCCGTCGCCACCGCATCCCTCTCCAGCCGTACCTCTCTCTCCAGCCTCCGCGACAACCTGCCGGAAAGCACTCAGGTCTATGATTTCTCCGAAATCCGCGCCGCCACCAACAATTTCCTGGCGAAACGGCACTCCTCCACCTCCTCCTCGTCGCAGTCGTGGCGCTGCGTCCTCAGCGGCAAGGATGTCGTCGTTTTCCAGCGGAAGCTCCGCAAATCCACGACGAGCGCCGCCGTCATGCAGAAACTGTCGGTGATCAGTAAAGGACATTTCACCAGCATCGTTAAACTCGTCGGAATTTCAATTTCCGGCGAGCACATTTACCTCGTGTACGAATACGTGCAGGGATTGGACTTAGGGTTATGTCTCCGCAGCAAAATCGACCCCAATTTCACGGTTCTCTCGACGTGGACGTCGCGGATGCAGATCGCGACGGACGTGGCGTACGGCCTCGATTACATCCACAACACCGCCGGATTGAGCGTTGATATGGTGCACAAGCACGTCAAGAGCAGCGGCATTATCGTGACGGAGCCGTCGTTCAACGCGAAGATCTGCCACTTCGGCGCCGCGGAGCTCTGCGGCGAGACGGGGGAGGAGGGGCGGCAGGCTGCGGCCGCGGGGGAGAGGCAGTTCGAGGGGGTGAGGGGCTACATGTCGCCGGAATTTAAGGCTACGGGGGTGGCCACGCAGAAGTCCGACGTCTACGCCTTCGGAGTTGTGATTCTCGAGCTGATGACGGGGCAGGAGCCGCTGAAGTACGTGTTCGACCAGAGCAGCGGGGGTCACCGGCTGATTTCGGTGATCGAGACGGCTAAGGAGGCGGTGGAGGGCGGCGGCGAGGGGGCGGTGGAGGGGAGGTTGAGGAGGTGGATAGATAAGAGGCTCAAGGACTCGTTTCCCGTAGAAGTAGCGGAGAAACTGACACGTGTCGCCTTGCAGTGCGTGCAGGATGACCCGGATAGGCGACCCGAAATGAAATGGGTTTCCGGTAAGATTTCGAAGCTCTATTTGGAGTCTCGGGTTTGGTCCGACAGGGTTCGGGTTCCAACGGAGATTTCAGTCTCGTTTGCTCCTAGGTAG
- the LOC131000524 gene encoding 110 kDa U5 small nuclear ribonucleoprotein component CLO isoform X2, which translates to MDDNLYDEFGNYIGPEIDSDRESDREEEEEELPDRTEDEEPMSDDERGPGKPNGWLTTTEDVDMDGQIVLAEDKKYYPTAEEVYGEEVETLVMDEDEQPLEQPIIKPVKNLKFELGVKDSSTYVSTQFLLGLMSNPMLVRNVALVGHLHCGKTTFVDMLVEQTHHISTFDQNSEKHMRYTDTRIDEQERRISIKAMPMSLVLEDSNSKSYLCNVMDTPGHVNFSDEMTAALRLADGAVLIVDAGEGVLVNTERAIRHAIQDRIPIVVVINKVDRLITELKLPPKDAYHKLRHTIEVINNHITAASSTAGNVQVIDPALGNVCFASASAGWSFTLQSFAKLYVKLHGVPFDANKFASRLWGDYYYDPDTRSFKKKQPASGAERSFVQFVLEPLYKLYSQVIGEHKKSVEATLSELGVTLSNAAYRLNVRPLLRLACSSVFGSATGFTDMLVQHIPSAKDAAPRKVEHIYTGPKDSPIYEAMENCDASGPLMVNVTKLYPKSDCSVFDAFGRVYSGEIIAGQTVRVLGEGYSPDDEEDMTVKEVTKLWVYQARYRIPISKAPPGSWVLIEGVDASIMKTATLCNLEYNEDVYIFRPLQFNTLPVVKTATEPLNPSELPKMVEGLRKISKSYPLAITKVEESGEHTILGTGELYLDSIMKDLRELYSEVEVKVADPVVSFCETVVESSSMKCFAETPNKKNKITMIAEPLERGLAEDIENGIVSIDWPRKKLGDFFQTKYDWDLLAARSIWAFGPEKQGPNILLDDTLSSEVDKSLLNAVKDSIVQGFQWGAREGPLCDEPIRNVKFKIVDAKIAPEPLNRQSGQIIPTARRVAYSAFLMATPRLMEPVYYVEIQTPIDCVSAIYAVLSRRRGHVTADVPQPGTPAYIVKAFLPVIESFGFETDLRYHTQGQAFCLSAFDHWSIVPGDPLDKSIVLRPLEPAPIQHLAREFMVKTRRRKGMSEDVSINKFFDEAMVVELAQQAADLHQQMI; encoded by the exons ATGGATGATAATCTTTACGATGAGTTTGGAAACTATATTGGACCTGAAATCGATTCCGATCGGGAGAGTGAtagggaggaggaagaggaggaacTTCCTGACCGGACCGAGGATGAGGAGCCTATGTCTGATGATGAACGTGGCCCTGGAAAACCAAATGGGTGGCTAACAACCACTGAGGATGTTGATATGGATGGCCAAATTGTCCTAGCCGAGGACAAAAAATACTACCCAACTGCTGAGGAGGTCTATGGCGAAGAAGTTGAAACTTTAGTTATGGATGAAGATGAGCAGCCACTTGAACAGCCTATTATTAAGCCTGTGAAAAATCTGAAGTTTGAGTTGGGGGTTAAGGATTCATCTACCTATGTATCAACGCAGTTCCTTTTGGGTCTCATGTCAAACCCTATGCTGGTGAGGAATGTTGCTTTAGTCGGCCACCTGCACTGTGGGAAGACAACTTTCGTGGACATGTTGGTCGAGCAGACACATCACATATCAACCTTTGATCAGAACAGCGAGAAACATATGAGGTATACTGATACAAGGATAGACGAGCAAGAGAGGAGGATATCCATCAAGGCAATGCCTATGTCACTTGTTCTAGAGGATAGCAATTCGAAATCATATCTTTGCAATGTTATGGATACGCCCGGTCATGTTAACTTTTCTGATGAGATGACAGCTGCTCTGAGGCTTGCTGATGGTGCAGTGTTAATTGTTGATGCTGGAGAAGGAGTTCTG GTAAACACAGAAAGGGCAATTCGCCATGCAATCCAGGACCGCATTCCCATTGTAGTTGTGATAAACAAG GTTGACAGATTAATAACTGAGCTCAAGTTGCCTCCAAAGGATGCCTACCACAAACTAAGGCACACAATTGAAGTCATCAACAACCACATAACAGCTGCATCTTCAACTGCTGGAAACGTTCAAGTCATTGATCCTGCCCTTGGAAATGTTTGTTTTGCAAGTGCCAGTGCAGGATGGTCATTTACTTTGCAATCATTTGCTAAGCTATACGTTAAACTCCATGGTGTTCCATTTGATGCTAATAAATTTGCCTCTCGCCTTTGGGGTGATTATTACTACGATCCTGATACCAGAAGTTTCAAGAAGAAACAGCCTGCAAGTGGAGCAGAACGGTCCTTTGTTCAGTTTGTGCTTGAACCTctgtataaattatatagtcAAGTGATTGGAGAACATAAAAAGAGTGTAGAGGCTACACTTTCTGAACTAGGTGTGACTTTGAGTAATGCGGCTTATCGATTGAATGTTAGGCCTCTGTTAAGATTGGCATGTAGCTCTGTTTTTGGTAGTGCCACAGGATTTACAGACATGTTGGTTCAACACATCCCATCTGCTAAAGATGCTGCACCTCGGAAGGTTGAGCACATCTATACTGGTCCTAAGGACTCTCCAATTTACGAGGCCATGGAGAACTGTGATGCATCAGGTCCTCTAATGGTTAATGTAACAAAACTGTATCCTAAATCAGATTGCAGCGTCTTTGATGCCTTTGGTAGGGTCTACAGTGGGGAAATTATAGCTGGCCAGACAGTACGTGTATTGGGAGAAGGGTATTCTCCCGATGATGAGGAAGACATGACAGTGAAAGAAGTGACCAAATTATGGGTCTACCAAGCTCGTTATAGGATTCCCATTAGCAAAGCCCCTCCTGGTTCTTGGGTTCTAATTGAAGGTGTAGATGCTTCCATTATGAAGACTGCCACGCTTTGCAACTTGGAATATAATGAAGATGTGTATATATTTAGGCCCCTCCAGTTCAACACTCTTCCTGTGGTGAAAACTGCTACAGAGCCATTGAATCCCAGTGAGTTGCCAAAAATGGTGGAGGGTCTTAGGAAGATCAGCAAAAGCTACCCATTAGCTATCACAAAGGTTGAAGAATCTGGGGAGCATACAATTTTGGGCACTGGGGAATTGTACTTGGATTCCATAATGAAGGACCTCAGGGAGCTTTATTCAGAAGTGGAAGTAAAG GTGGCAGATCCTGTCGTCTCATTCTGTGAAACAGTTGTGGAGTCCTCTTCAATGAAGTGCTTTGCTGAAACTccaaacaagaaaaataaaattacaatg ATTGCGGAGCCACTGGAGAGAGGACTTGCTGAGGACATTGAAAATGGTATTGTAAGCATTGACTGGCCAAGGAAGAAGCTTGGCGACTTCTTCCAGACCAAGTATGACTGGGATTTACTTGCTGCGCGGTCTATTTGGGCTTTTGGTCCTGAGAAGCAG GGGCCTAATATTTTGTTGGATGATACACTGTCTAGTGAAGTTGACAAGAGTTTGCTCAATGCAGTTAAAGATTCTATTGTGCAAGG GTTTCAGTGGGGAGCTCGAGAAGGCCCTCTATGCGACGAGCCAATCAGAAatgttaaatttaaaattgtggATGCCAAAATTGCTCCTGAGCCATTGAACCGTCAATCTGGCCAGATCATTCCAACTGCCCGACGTGTGGCTTATTCAGCTTTCCTAATGGCTACGCCTAGGCTCATGGAACCAGTGTATTATGTGGAG ATACAAACTCCAATAGATTGTGTTTCTGCAATATACGCGGTTTTATCACGTAGGCGTGGTCATGTCACTGCTGACGTTCCACAACCAGGGACCCCAGCCTATATTGTTAAG gCATTTTTACCGGTGATAGAGTCGTTTGGTTTTGAGACGGACTTGAGGTATCATACTCAAGGGCAGGCATTCTGCTTATCAGCATTTGATCACTGGTCTATTGTCCCTGGAGATCCTCTGGATAAAAGTATAGTTCTACGTCCGTTGGAGCCAGCCCCAATCCAACATTTGGCTCGTGAATTTATGGTGAAGACGAGGCGCCGCAAG GGAATGTCGGAAGATGTTAGCATTAACAAATTCTTTGATGAGGCTATGGTTGTTGAACTAGCTCAGCAGGCTGCCGATCTTCATCAACAAATGATCTGA
- the LOC131000524 gene encoding 110 kDa U5 small nuclear ribonucleoprotein component CLO isoform X1 — MDDNLYDEFGNYIGPEIDSDRESDREEEEEELPDRTEDEEPMSDDERGPGKPNGWLTTTEDVDMDGQIVLAEDKKYYPTAEEVYGEEVETLVMDEDEQPLEQPIIKPVKNLKFELGVKDSSTYVSTQFLLGLMSNPMLVRNVALVGHLHCGKTTFVDMLVEQTHHISTFDQNSEKHMRYTDTRIDEQERRISIKAMPMSLVLEDSNSKSYLCNVMDTPGHVNFSDEMTAALRLADGAVLIVDAGEGVLVNTERAIRHAIQDRIPIVVVINKVDRLITELKLPPKDAYHKLRHTIEVINNHITAASSTAGNVQVIDPALGNVCFASASAGWSFTLQSFAKLYVKLHGVPFDANKFASRLWGDYYYDPDTRSFKKKQPASGAERSFVQFVLEPLYKLYSQVIGEHKKSVEATLSELGVTLSNAAYRLNVRPLLRLACSSVFGSATGFTDMLVQHIPSAKDAAPRKVEHIYTGPKDSPIYEAMENCDASGPLMVNVTKLYPKSDCSVFDAFGRVYSGEIIAGQTVRVLGEGYSPDDEEDMTVKEVTKLWVYQARYRIPISKAPPGSWVLIEGVDASIMKTATLCNLEYNEDVYIFRPLQFNTLPVVKTATEPLNPSELPKMVEGLRKISKSYPLAITKVEESGEHTILGTGELYLDSIMKDLRELYSEVEVKVADPVVSFCETVVESSSMKCFAETPNKKNKITMIAEPLERGLAEDIENGIVSIDWPRKKLGDFFQTKYDWDLLAARSIWAFGPEKQGPNILLDDTLSSEVDKSLLNAVKDSIVQGFQWGAREGPLCDEPIRNVKFKIVDAKIAPEPLNRQSGQIIPTARRVAYSAFLMATPRLMEPVYYVEIQTPIDCVSAIYAVLSRRRGHVTADVPQPGTPAYIVKAFLPVIESFGFETDLRYHTQGQAFCLSAFDHWSIVPGDPLDKSIVLRPLEPAPIQHLAREFMVKTRRRKVQYSPPIFPLISVGDASSLCLIAFECVEKNNHQICI, encoded by the exons ATGGATGATAATCTTTACGATGAGTTTGGAAACTATATTGGACCTGAAATCGATTCCGATCGGGAGAGTGAtagggaggaggaagaggaggaacTTCCTGACCGGACCGAGGATGAGGAGCCTATGTCTGATGATGAACGTGGCCCTGGAAAACCAAATGGGTGGCTAACAACCACTGAGGATGTTGATATGGATGGCCAAATTGTCCTAGCCGAGGACAAAAAATACTACCCAACTGCTGAGGAGGTCTATGGCGAAGAAGTTGAAACTTTAGTTATGGATGAAGATGAGCAGCCACTTGAACAGCCTATTATTAAGCCTGTGAAAAATCTGAAGTTTGAGTTGGGGGTTAAGGATTCATCTACCTATGTATCAACGCAGTTCCTTTTGGGTCTCATGTCAAACCCTATGCTGGTGAGGAATGTTGCTTTAGTCGGCCACCTGCACTGTGGGAAGACAACTTTCGTGGACATGTTGGTCGAGCAGACACATCACATATCAACCTTTGATCAGAACAGCGAGAAACATATGAGGTATACTGATACAAGGATAGACGAGCAAGAGAGGAGGATATCCATCAAGGCAATGCCTATGTCACTTGTTCTAGAGGATAGCAATTCGAAATCATATCTTTGCAATGTTATGGATACGCCCGGTCATGTTAACTTTTCTGATGAGATGACAGCTGCTCTGAGGCTTGCTGATGGTGCAGTGTTAATTGTTGATGCTGGAGAAGGAGTTCTG GTAAACACAGAAAGGGCAATTCGCCATGCAATCCAGGACCGCATTCCCATTGTAGTTGTGATAAACAAG GTTGACAGATTAATAACTGAGCTCAAGTTGCCTCCAAAGGATGCCTACCACAAACTAAGGCACACAATTGAAGTCATCAACAACCACATAACAGCTGCATCTTCAACTGCTGGAAACGTTCAAGTCATTGATCCTGCCCTTGGAAATGTTTGTTTTGCAAGTGCCAGTGCAGGATGGTCATTTACTTTGCAATCATTTGCTAAGCTATACGTTAAACTCCATGGTGTTCCATTTGATGCTAATAAATTTGCCTCTCGCCTTTGGGGTGATTATTACTACGATCCTGATACCAGAAGTTTCAAGAAGAAACAGCCTGCAAGTGGAGCAGAACGGTCCTTTGTTCAGTTTGTGCTTGAACCTctgtataaattatatagtcAAGTGATTGGAGAACATAAAAAGAGTGTAGAGGCTACACTTTCTGAACTAGGTGTGACTTTGAGTAATGCGGCTTATCGATTGAATGTTAGGCCTCTGTTAAGATTGGCATGTAGCTCTGTTTTTGGTAGTGCCACAGGATTTACAGACATGTTGGTTCAACACATCCCATCTGCTAAAGATGCTGCACCTCGGAAGGTTGAGCACATCTATACTGGTCCTAAGGACTCTCCAATTTACGAGGCCATGGAGAACTGTGATGCATCAGGTCCTCTAATGGTTAATGTAACAAAACTGTATCCTAAATCAGATTGCAGCGTCTTTGATGCCTTTGGTAGGGTCTACAGTGGGGAAATTATAGCTGGCCAGACAGTACGTGTATTGGGAGAAGGGTATTCTCCCGATGATGAGGAAGACATGACAGTGAAAGAAGTGACCAAATTATGGGTCTACCAAGCTCGTTATAGGATTCCCATTAGCAAAGCCCCTCCTGGTTCTTGGGTTCTAATTGAAGGTGTAGATGCTTCCATTATGAAGACTGCCACGCTTTGCAACTTGGAATATAATGAAGATGTGTATATATTTAGGCCCCTCCAGTTCAACACTCTTCCTGTGGTGAAAACTGCTACAGAGCCATTGAATCCCAGTGAGTTGCCAAAAATGGTGGAGGGTCTTAGGAAGATCAGCAAAAGCTACCCATTAGCTATCACAAAGGTTGAAGAATCTGGGGAGCATACAATTTTGGGCACTGGGGAATTGTACTTGGATTCCATAATGAAGGACCTCAGGGAGCTTTATTCAGAAGTGGAAGTAAAG GTGGCAGATCCTGTCGTCTCATTCTGTGAAACAGTTGTGGAGTCCTCTTCAATGAAGTGCTTTGCTGAAACTccaaacaagaaaaataaaattacaatg ATTGCGGAGCCACTGGAGAGAGGACTTGCTGAGGACATTGAAAATGGTATTGTAAGCATTGACTGGCCAAGGAAGAAGCTTGGCGACTTCTTCCAGACCAAGTATGACTGGGATTTACTTGCTGCGCGGTCTATTTGGGCTTTTGGTCCTGAGAAGCAG GGGCCTAATATTTTGTTGGATGATACACTGTCTAGTGAAGTTGACAAGAGTTTGCTCAATGCAGTTAAAGATTCTATTGTGCAAGG GTTTCAGTGGGGAGCTCGAGAAGGCCCTCTATGCGACGAGCCAATCAGAAatgttaaatttaaaattgtggATGCCAAAATTGCTCCTGAGCCATTGAACCGTCAATCTGGCCAGATCATTCCAACTGCCCGACGTGTGGCTTATTCAGCTTTCCTAATGGCTACGCCTAGGCTCATGGAACCAGTGTATTATGTGGAG ATACAAACTCCAATAGATTGTGTTTCTGCAATATACGCGGTTTTATCACGTAGGCGTGGTCATGTCACTGCTGACGTTCCACAACCAGGGACCCCAGCCTATATTGTTAAG gCATTTTTACCGGTGATAGAGTCGTTTGGTTTTGAGACGGACTTGAGGTATCATACTCAAGGGCAGGCATTCTGCTTATCAGCATTTGATCACTGGTCTATTGTCCCTGGAGATCCTCTGGATAAAAGTATAGTTCTACGTCCGTTGGAGCCAGCCCCAATCCAACATTTGGCTCGTGAATTTATGGTGAAGACGAGGCGCCGCAAGGTTCAGTATTCTCCACCCATTTTCCCCTTAATTTCGGTTGGAGATGCATCTTCTTTGTGCTTGATCGCATTTGAATGTGTGGAAAAAAACAACCACCAGATATGTATTTAA